The DNA sequence TATTCCACCGCCCGACCCGAGCCTCCCACCTGCAGCCTTCCCTGATGAACGACCAACGGCAACACCGCCAGATAGATCTCCGGGGCCAGGCGGCGGTTCAGGTGTAATTCCTGCTCCAGAAAATAATGCCGTTTCTTGAGAGTCGAAAAATCTAGAAAACCGAAATTAACCGGTTTTTTTATTTTGTAGGCATGACGTTCGGTGAGAAATATATAAGAAATATAGGTTTGGAGGAACTCCACCCGGGATGCTGCGTCCGGATAAACCCCTGGATCTCGCAAGGCGGCAATAATATCCATGACTAAAAGGAATATAGCAAGAATCTCTGGTTTTTCAAGGTTTTTTTGCTGAGGCCCGGTAATGCCGGTATCTGCGGTTCCAAGATGTCTGCTGATTATATTTGACAATTCGGTGCAATTATGGTATGGGAAGGCAATTTGTAAGCGTTGGGTCATCAGTTCCCGGCCGTTTGCTGATGATTAATTGTGACTGGTGAGTCCAGAGAACATGCTGCCATGCTAGAAATAACCCCCCCCAATTCTCGGATCACACACACAACTGATACCTTAACGCCTTACGATCATTAATCTTGGCTAGTTCGTGGTGGTAAGATGCAATATAAACTGGTGAAAAGGGAAAGGCGGCAGCGTCTTTCCCTTTTTTTCAGCCGATGGCCCTTATCCTTGCCCCTAGCCAAACGTTTTAACCTGGTATTGGTGTTATAAGGAGGAGCAATGAAGTACAGAGGCAAAGTTAAGTTTTTTAACGAAAGCAAAGGCTGGGGGTTTATCAAACAGGACGATGGGCCGGAGGTCTTTGTACACTACTCCAACATTCAATCCAAAGGATTTCGCACGCTGAAGGAAAATGAAGAGGTCGAGTTTGAACTAAGCGAAGGTGCCAAAGGGCCACAGGCAATTAATGTTGTTAAATTGTAACTGCTAACATTTGTCTTGCGGAAAAGGGCGCTGGCCGGCGCCCTTTTTTTGTCGGCCGCTTACCAGGGCCAGTGAGCGGCAAGATAGGTGAGCGATGGCTGCAGGCTGTTTTCGTGATGCGGCTCCAGTGTAATAATCGGCCGTTGCCGGGCATTGGTAAAATATGCCAGGATACCGGGAAACGGAACGATCCCCGCTCCTAAGGCCAGGTGGTCATCGTTAACGCCATGATTGTCATGCAGGTGAAGCTGTCCTACCAGCGGTCCCAGGGTTTCTAACCACCCCTGGAAGTCCCCCCCGCCAAAGGCCTGCAGGTGCCCTACATCCAAACAGAATCCGACCTTGACTCCCCGGAGCCGCGTTAGCAACTCCTTGATAAGCTGCGGTTCCGTTTCATAGACATTCTCTAGGGTCAAAAGCGTTCCCTGGCGAGCCGCCTGATCGGCCAGAGGCGCCCACGTGCCAATACTGTGGTCCAGCCAGCGGTCTTCCAGCCCTTGATAATGACGGCTCTCATAACCGATATGACAGACAATGCTGCGTGCCTGAAATATATCCAGTTGATCGAAAGCATCCTGGAGCCGGGAACGGCTGGCAGCCAGAATCTTGGCATCGAGCGCCCCCGGTACCAGATCCTGAAACGGGGCGTGCAAGGTGATGCTCAAACCGGCCTTATGAAACATATCCGCAACCTTGGCAAAATCCCGTTGAGAAAAACAGTCCAGGCTGCTGGCGTCCAGACCGATTTCCGGATTCAGACCCTGCTCGAGAAACAGAGGTAGATAGCGCTCCCATAACATGCTGAAAGGAGCGTTTACCTGCACCTGGGCTTTGACTATCCCAATCATCTCTGCACCTTGCCCGCTAGACCCGCCCTAGTGGGCATGTTGACAGAGTTCTATCAGCACCCCGTGCGTGGCCTTAGGATGAATGAAAGCGATTTTGGCCCCATGGGCGCCCTCCCGGGGTTTCTCGTCGATCAATTTGACGCCGGCGGCCTTGAGTTCCTCCAAGGCTGATTCTAAATCCTCTACCTCAAAAGCGACGTGATGGATTCCCTCACCGTTTTTCTCAATGTATTTGGCTACCGCACTCTCGGGGCTGGTAGCCAGCAACAACTCAATATTGGTCTCTCCGACTTTAAAGAAGCTGACTTTCACCTTCTGAGATTCTACCACCTCCTCATGGTGACCTTCTAATTGCAGGTTTTCTCCGTAAAGCTTCTTAACCGGCTCCAGTTCTTTGACCGCGATGCCCAGATGGGAGATACATTTAATTTTCATGAGTCCAATCCTCCGTTAAAAGTTTAAGTTCTCGGTTTGTGCGTTTAGGGGAAAGGTGGGATTCCCTGTCCCTCAGGCTATTCTTGAAGTCGCCAGGTGTAGTTCAAGTTTTTAGGCTAGCATGATTTCGGCCAAAAACTTCCAACTATTGCCCAAATACCTATTTTTTTTCACCTTTGTAATACTTTTTGTGGTAAAATGAGTTATGTTCGGTTGTTTGGGCGAGGTCTGTCTCTGACTGCCAACCTGCGATGAAATTATACACATTTGGTTGTAAGGTTTCAGCATTAAAAAGCGGCCCGGATAAGTAGCCCTCCCCGGAAAACCGTTATTTTCTTTTTCATGCCCGATAATACGGTACGATTATATCAACTGCTGATGGCGGTTGAACCACGGCAGACGCCGCTGGAGCTTTATGGCCTGTCCCCGGCGGCCGCAAGCCTGACACTGGTCCGGCTCTGGCGCGAACTTCATCGCCCGATCTTGCTGGTAACTCCTTCGACCGGACAACAGGTCAGTTTCTATGGTGACTTGAAGTTCTTTCTGTCCGGCTGTCAGGAGGTTGTTTCCTCCGACGCCAGCACCTCGCCGCTCTATATCTTCCCGGAACATGAAAACTTGCCGTTTGTCGAACTGACGCCGGATTGCAAAACTGCCAGTCACCGTCTAGCAGCCGCTTATGCTCTGTCAGCCCGAATCAATATGCCAATCATCACCGCAACCCCGGCGGCTTTGTTACAGCCCCTTCCCCCACGGGACAAGCTATCGACAATAATCGAATATCTGGTGGTGGGAGAGGAGATTGATCGTGACCGATTTTTGGCCCATCTTCAGGCCGGCGGCTATACCAGGCGTCCCTTAGTGGAGGAGAGAGGCGATTACAGCGTGCGTGGCGGAGTAATAGATTTCTTTCCACCACTGAGCTCGTATCCTGTCAGGGCGGAGTTTTGGGGAGATACCATCGATTCTCTGCGGCATTTCAACCCTGCCACGCAGCGCTCTCTGCGCCATTTCGAAGATGCCATCGTCTTACCGGTAAGCGAGGTCTTCCTCGATTCCGAGACCCAAAAAGCCGCCAGCCGCCGCCTGCGGTCAGTTAAAGACCCTTTGATTCTGGAATACCTCCAGCGCCGGGAACATTTTCCCCAAATTGAGCGATACCTGCCGTACTTCTATGATAAAATCGAATAT is a window from the Desulfobacca acetoxidans DSM 11109 genome containing:
- a CDS encoding cold-shock protein, which gives rise to MKYRGKVKFFNESKGWGFIKQDDGPEVFVHYSNIQSKGFRTLKENEEVEFELSEGAKGPQAINVVKL
- a CDS encoding sugar phosphate isomerase/epimerase family protein; the protein is MIGIVKAQVQVNAPFSMLWERYLPLFLEQGLNPEIGLDASSLDCFSQRDFAKVADMFHKAGLSITLHAPFQDLVPGALDAKILAASRSRLQDAFDQLDIFQARSIVCHIGYESRHYQGLEDRWLDHSIGTWAPLADQAARQGTLLTLENVYETEPQLIKELLTRLRGVKVGFCLDVGHLQAFGGGDFQGWLETLGPLVGQLHLHDNHGVNDDHLALGAGIVPFPGILAYFTNARQRPIITLEPHHENSLQPSLTYLAAHWPW
- the mce gene encoding methylmalonyl-CoA epimerase, with protein sequence MKIKCISHLGIAVKELEPVKKLYGENLQLEGHHEEVVESQKVKVSFFKVGETNIELLLATSPESAVAKYIEKNGEGIHHVAFEVEDLESALEELKAAGVKLIDEKPREGAHGAKIAFIHPKATHGVLIELCQHAH